TTGGAGGCATACGAGTTTGCCCTCACTATTGAAGCCGATCATCCTGGTTCAATGCTAATGACTGCCCACTGTTATTATCAGTTGGAAAATTATGAGAAGTCGTGCGAATTCTATGATAGATACGAAAAAATAGATCCTAATTCCGGGATGACAGTGTTTTTCATCGGACTGTGCCATTTCAATCTTAAGAATTATGAGAAATGTATTCAGAAATTCACAGAAGTATTAGAAATCGATAAGGGACTTTCGCCCGAAACTATTGATCTCTATACTTATATTGCATTAAGTTATAGTGAACTCGGAAAATTAGAAGAAGCCATTCATTATATAGACATAGCTATAAACGAAGATATTTCATTCACAGATTCATACCTCAATAAAGGACGGATATACATAAAATTCGGAGATAGAGCAAATGCAATTGTTAGCTTTGAAGAAGCTATTAAGATAAATCCAGAAGATCCTAAGACTTTTTCAGAAATGGGATCTATATACTTTGAGAATAAAATATATGATTTGGCCTTAAAATGCTTTGAAACAGTAGAGTTTTACTCTCCCGGATATGATAACAACTATTTATTACTGGCATACGCAAACGGTGCGCTGGGAAATATAGAAGATTTCAATTACTATTTTGTCCAGGCAACCAAACAGAATCCAGATAACATTCTTGAAAGTCTGAGTTATTTGCCTGAAGAAGAGAGTGAATTAAAACAATTAATTCTTGATCTTAGAAAAGCAATTGAAGATGATGAAAAATTGAATATACGTAAGTCGAATTACAACTAATCTATTTTCCGGGGCTTAATGGCAATAATATCTCCCAATAATTAAGATTAAATCTGCCAGTATTACAATAAGAAAGAATTGAAGTAATGTCTGAATATGATAAATCCGGTTTAAGAGCAACTTAAACCGGATTTATTTTTTTATTGAATTAACTACTTGAGCAATTTAATTACCGCATCATAATTTGGTTCTAAAGTTATGTCTGAAACAATCTCAGTATAAATCACTTTACCTTCCGGACTAATTACAATTACTGAACGGGCAAGCAAGCCTCTCAAAGGGCCATCTT
This genomic interval from uncultured Bacteroides sp. contains the following:
- a CDS encoding tetratricopeptide repeat protein, coding for MSNYSSSEFEQDEALTKALAQYEEMKAGGKTGYFDADQLADFAEYYASLERYDEAFEVIDYALTIHPSNTEVLVIKAHILIDLEKIEEAKEIVFSISETYERDVKMLKAELLILENKLEEADVLIQEMVNQDENNEEDNWLDIAYLYTDSDLPEKALPWFEKAFKANPENNEIRMSLAECYGECKQIEKGADLYNQLLDKDPYSVQHWFDLGRFYYITKEFNKALEAYEFALTIEADHPGSMLMTAHCYYQLENYEKSCEFYDRYEKIDPNSGMTVFFIGLCHFNLKNYEKCIQKFTEVLEIDKGLSPETIDLYTYIALSYSELGKLEEAIHYIDIAINEDISFTDSYLNKGRIYIKFGDRANAIVSFEEAIKINPEDPKTFSEMGSIYFENKIYDLALKCFETVEFYSPGYDNNYLLLAYANGALGNIEDFNYYFVQATKQNPDNILESLSYLPEEESELKQLILDLRKAIEDDEKLNIRKSNYN